The following coding sequences are from one Microtus pennsylvanicus isolate mMicPen1 chromosome 1, mMicPen1.hap1, whole genome shotgun sequence window:
- the LOC142841251 gene encoding free fatty acid receptor 3-like, whose amino-acid sequence MAASFSPGNHWLFFSVYLFVFLVGLPLNLMALVVFVGKLRRRPVAVDLLLLNLTLSDLLLLLFLPFRMVEAACGMRWLLPFLFCPLSGFLFFTTIYLTSLFLTAVSIERFLSVAYPLWYKTRPRLAQAAVVSGICWFLASAQCSVVYVTEYWGNATYSQGTNGTCYLEFREDQLAVLLPIRLEAAVVLFIVPLCITSYCYSRMMWILSRGASRRRRKRVMGLLAATLLIFFVCFGPYNMSHVVGYVRGESPSWRSYVILLSTLNSCIDPLVFYFSSSKFQAEFQQLLGRLTRGCVHWAQEVSLELMIKKEKEPSKECPS is encoded by the coding sequence ATGGCGGCGAGCTTCTCTCCCGGCAACCATTGGCTTTTCTTTTCCGtgtacttgtttgttttcctcgTGGGACTGCCCCTCAACTTGATGGCCCTGGTGGTCTTCGTGGGCAAGCTGCGCCGCCGCCCGGTGGCCGTGGACTTACTTTTGCTAAACCTGACCCTTTCGGACCTGCTCCTGCTACTCTTCCTGCCATTTCGCATGGTGGAGGCAGCCTGTGGCATGAGATGGCTCCTGCcattcctcttctgccctctctccGGGTTCCTTTTCTTCACTACCATCTACCTCACCTCCCTCTTCCTGACGGCTGTGAGCATCGAACGTTTTCTTAGCGTGGCCTACCCACTGTGGTACAAGACCCGGCCACGGCTGGCCCAGGCTGCTGTGGTCAGTGGTATCTGCTGGTTCCTGGCGTCAGCTCAGTGTAGTGTGGTTTATGTCACTGAATACTGGGGAAATGCCACCTACAGCCAGGGAACCAATGGAACCTGTTACCTGGAATTCCGGGAGGACCAGTTGGCCGTGCTCCTGCCTATACGACTAGAAGCAGCTGTGGTCCTTTTCATTGTGCCCCTGTGTATCACAAGTTACTGCTATAGCCGCATGATGTGGATTCTTAGCCGAGGAGCCAGCCGGCGCAGGCGGAAGAGGGTGATGGGGCTTCTAGCAGCCACACTGCTCATCTTCTTCGTCTGCTTCGGCCCCTACAATATGTCCCACGTGGTGGGCTATGTCCGGGGTGAGAGTCCATCCTGGCGGAGCTACGTGATCCTCCTCAGCACCCTCAACTCTTGCATAGACCCTCTTGTCTTCTACTTCTCATCCTCCAAGTTCCAAGCCGAATTTCAGCAGCTCCTGGGAAGGCTGACCAGAGGTTGTGTGCATTGGGCTCAGGAAGTCAGCTTGGAACTTatgataaagaaggaaaaagagccaTCCAAGGAGTGTCCAAGCTAG